One window from the genome of Bradyrhizobium xenonodulans encodes:
- a CDS encoding DUF2798 domain-containing protein — protein sequence MLGIPRRYSHFVFGVIQSGLTSLIAAGIASFPAISAMVFLEHWMVSWLIAWAAMLPLVLLAAPAIRAFSLRLTREERAS from the coding sequence ATGCTCGGCATTCCCCGCCGCTACTCTCATTTCGTCTTCGGTGTCATCCAGTCCGGTCTGACCTCGCTGATCGCCGCGGGCATCGCCAGCTTTCCCGCCATCAGCGCGATGGTCTTCCTGGAGCACTGGATGGTGTCGTGGCTGATCGCCTGGGCCGCGATGCTGCCGCTCGTGCTGCTCGCTGCGCCCGCGATCCGCGCCTTCTCGCTGCGGCTGACGCGGGAGGAGCGGGCCTCGTGA